One part of the Cyprinus carpio isolate SPL01 chromosome B12, ASM1834038v1, whole genome shotgun sequence genome encodes these proteins:
- the ccz1 gene encoding vacuolar fusion protein CCZ1 homolog isoform X2 — MASGMQEKQYTPSLLSFFIYNPKFGPREGEEEKKILFYHPIEIEKNEKIRNVGLCEAIVQFTRTFSPTNPAKSLHTQKNRQFFHEAEENYWMVMVVRNPMVEKPNKDGKPPTVEYQEEEIIDSVYGSVLQQCYCMYKLFNGTFSRAFEAGGVELLTQKLEKFFYRYLQTLHLQSCDLLDVFGGISFFPLDKMTYLKIQSFVNRVEESLSLVKYTAFLYNDQLIWSGLEQDDMRILYKYLTTSLFPRHSEPELAGRDSPLRPEVAGNLLHYGRFLTGPANLKDPDAKFRFPRIFVNTEDNYEELHLIVYKAMTAAVCFMVNAAVDLNREFCEQLDSLVGPQLTLLASDICEQFNINRRISGPEKEPQFKFIYFNHMNLAEKSTIHMRKTASVSLTSVHPDLMKILGDINCDFARVNEDEEIIVKAMTDYWVVGKKSDQRELYVILNQKNANLIEVNEEVKRLCATQFNNIFFLD; from the exons ATGGCTTCTGGAATGCAAGAGAAACAGTACACTCCATCTTTGCTCAGTTTTTTCATCTATAACCCTAAGTTTGGACCACGTGAGGGCGAG gaGGAAAAGAAAATCTTGTTTTACCATCCCATTGAAATAGAGAAGAACGAAAAGATTCGCAATGTTGGACTCTGTGAGGCCATCGTTCAGTTCACCAG AACCTTCTCTCCAACAAATCCAGCTAAATCCCTCCACACTCAGAAGAACCGACAGTTTTTCCATGAGGCAGAGGAGAACTATTGGATGGTGAT GGTTGTACGGAATCCAATGGTTGAAAAACCCAACAAAGATGGTAAACCACCCACTGTAGAATACCAAGAGGAGGAGATTATT GATTCAGTTTATGGGTCTGTATTACAACAGTGCTACTGCATGTATAAG CTCTTCAACGGCACATTCAGCAGGGCATTTGAGGCTGGTGGAGTGGAACTGCTTACCCAAAAGCTTGAAAAGTTCTTTTACAGg TACCTGCAGACACTTCATCTCCAGTCATGTGACCTGCTGGATGTCTTCGGGGGAATCAGCTTTTTCCCTCTTGACAAGATGACCTACTTGAAGATCCAGTCTTTTGTCAACAGAGTGGAAGAGAGCCTGAGTCTTGTCAAATACACGGCCTTTCTCTACAACGACCAGCTGATCTG GAGTGGTCTAGAGCAGGATGACATGCGCATTCTGTACAAATACCTGACGACCTCACTGTTCCCGCGGCACAGTGAACCTGAG CTTGCAGGAAGAGACTCTCCGCTCAGGCCAGAGGTGGCTGGGAATCTGTTGCACTATGGGAG atttttaacaGGACCAGCGAATCTTAAAGATCCAGATGCAAAATTCAGATTTCCCAGGATATTTGTGAACACAGAGGACAATTACGAGGAGCTACATTTGATTGTTTACAAG GCAATGACTGCAGCTGTATGCTTCATGGTAAATG CGGCAGTGGATTTGAATCGTGAGTTTTGTGAACAGCTAGACAGCCTGGTTGGTCCCCAACTCACCCTGTTGGCCTCTGACATATGTGAGCAGTTCAACATCAACCGAAGGATATCAGG GCCAGAGAAGGAGCCTCAGTTTAAGTTCATCTATTTCAACCACATGAACTTGGCTGAGAAAAGCACCATCCACATGCGTAAGACGGCCAGCGTGTCCCTCACCTCTGTCCATCCGGACCTCATGAAAATCCTTGGAGACATCAACTGCGATTTTGCAAG GGTTAATGAGGATGAGGAAATCATTGTTAAAGCGATGACTGATTACTGGGTTGTTGGAAAGAAGTCTGATCAGAGGGAGCTGTATGTCATTTTGAACCAGAAGAATGCCAACCTCATTGAAGTGAATG AGGAAGTGAAAAGGCTGTGTGCAACacaattcaataatatttttttcttggacTGA
- the ccz1 gene encoding vacuolar fusion protein CCZ1 homolog isoform X1, with translation MLMISPRMASGMQEKQYTPSLLSFFIYNPKFGPREGEEEKKILFYHPIEIEKNEKIRNVGLCEAIVQFTRTFSPTNPAKSLHTQKNRQFFHEAEENYWMVMVVRNPMVEKPNKDGKPPTVEYQEEEIIDSVYGSVLQQCYCMYKLFNGTFSRAFEAGGVELLTQKLEKFFYRYLQTLHLQSCDLLDVFGGISFFPLDKMTYLKIQSFVNRVEESLSLVKYTAFLYNDQLIWSGLEQDDMRILYKYLTTSLFPRHSEPELAGRDSPLRPEVAGNLLHYGRFLTGPANLKDPDAKFRFPRIFVNTEDNYEELHLIVYKAMTAAVCFMVNAAVDLNREFCEQLDSLVGPQLTLLASDICEQFNINRRISGPEKEPQFKFIYFNHMNLAEKSTIHMRKTASVSLTSVHPDLMKILGDINCDFARVNEDEEIIVKAMTDYWVVGKKSDQRELYVILNQKNANLIEVNEEVKRLCATQFNNIFFLD, from the exons ATGCTGATGATCAG CCCAAGAATGGCTTCTGGAATGCAAGAGAAACAGTACACTCCATCTTTGCTCAGTTTTTTCATCTATAACCCTAAGTTTGGACCACGTGAGGGCGAG gaGGAAAAGAAAATCTTGTTTTACCATCCCATTGAAATAGAGAAGAACGAAAAGATTCGCAATGTTGGACTCTGTGAGGCCATCGTTCAGTTCACCAG AACCTTCTCTCCAACAAATCCAGCTAAATCCCTCCACACTCAGAAGAACCGACAGTTTTTCCATGAGGCAGAGGAGAACTATTGGATGGTGAT GGTTGTACGGAATCCAATGGTTGAAAAACCCAACAAAGATGGTAAACCACCCACTGTAGAATACCAAGAGGAGGAGATTATT GATTCAGTTTATGGGTCTGTATTACAACAGTGCTACTGCATGTATAAG CTCTTCAACGGCACATTCAGCAGGGCATTTGAGGCTGGTGGAGTGGAACTGCTTACCCAAAAGCTTGAAAAGTTCTTTTACAGg TACCTGCAGACACTTCATCTCCAGTCATGTGACCTGCTGGATGTCTTCGGGGGAATCAGCTTTTTCCCTCTTGACAAGATGACCTACTTGAAGATCCAGTCTTTTGTCAACAGAGTGGAAGAGAGCCTGAGTCTTGTCAAATACACGGCCTTTCTCTACAACGACCAGCTGATCTG GAGTGGTCTAGAGCAGGATGACATGCGCATTCTGTACAAATACCTGACGACCTCACTGTTCCCGCGGCACAGTGAACCTGAG CTTGCAGGAAGAGACTCTCCGCTCAGGCCAGAGGTGGCTGGGAATCTGTTGCACTATGGGAG atttttaacaGGACCAGCGAATCTTAAAGATCCAGATGCAAAATTCAGATTTCCCAGGATATTTGTGAACACAGAGGACAATTACGAGGAGCTACATTTGATTGTTTACAAG GCAATGACTGCAGCTGTATGCTTCATGGTAAATG CGGCAGTGGATTTGAATCGTGAGTTTTGTGAACAGCTAGACAGCCTGGTTGGTCCCCAACTCACCCTGTTGGCCTCTGACATATGTGAGCAGTTCAACATCAACCGAAGGATATCAGG GCCAGAGAAGGAGCCTCAGTTTAAGTTCATCTATTTCAACCACATGAACTTGGCTGAGAAAAGCACCATCCACATGCGTAAGACGGCCAGCGTGTCCCTCACCTCTGTCCATCCGGACCTCATGAAAATCCTTGGAGACATCAACTGCGATTTTGCAAG GGTTAATGAGGATGAGGAAATCATTGTTAAAGCGATGACTGATTACTGGGTTGTTGGAAAGAAGTCTGATCAGAGGGAGCTGTATGTCATTTTGAACCAGAAGAATGCCAACCTCATTGAAGTGAATG AGGAAGTGAAAAGGCTGTGTGCAACacaattcaataatatttttttcttggacTGA
- the pvalb9 gene encoding parvalbumin 9 — protein MRGAITQPYLWISARRNLHSLNMSLTSILSAEAIENAVKDCQAPDSFCYKKFFQLCGLSQKSPQEVKDVFRIIDEDNSGFIEEAELKFFLQRFFPGARTLTEKEIKSLLTAADDDSDGRIGVDEFQTMVFS, from the exons ATGAGAGGCGCTATCACACAGCCTTACCTCTGGATCAGCGCGAGGAGAAATCTTCACAG TTTGAATATGTCACTTACTTCCATCCTATCGGCTGAGGCCATTGAAAATGCTGTCAAAGACTGCCAAG CTCCAGACTCCTTTTGTTATAAAAAGTTCTTCCAGCTTTGTGGCCTGAGCCAGAAAAGTCCGCAAGAGGTAAAGGATGTCTTCCGCATCATAGATGAGGATAACAGCGGATTTATTGAGGAGGCTGAGCTCAA GTTCTTTCTCCAGCGATTTTTCCCGGGGGCGCGAACCCTGACAGAAAAGGAGATTAAGAGCCTTCTTACAGCTGCAGATGATGATAGTGATGGTCGGATTGgagtagacg AGTTTCAAACTATGGTGTTTTCCTGA
- the ccz1 gene encoding vacuolar fusion protein CCZ1 homolog isoform X3, whose translation MLDSVRPSFSSPAKSLHTQKNRQFFHEAEENYWMVMVVRNPMVEKPNKDGKPPTVEYQEEEIIDSVYGSVLQQCYCMYKLFNGTFSRAFEAGGVELLTQKLEKFFYRYLQTLHLQSCDLLDVFGGISFFPLDKMTYLKIQSFVNRVEESLSLVKYTAFLYNDQLIWSGLEQDDMRILYKYLTTSLFPRHSEPELAGRDSPLRPEVAGNLLHYGRFLTGPANLKDPDAKFRFPRIFVNTEDNYEELHLIVYKAMTAAVCFMVNAAVDLNREFCEQLDSLVGPQLTLLASDICEQFNINRRISGPEKEPQFKFIYFNHMNLAEKSTIHMRKTASVSLTSVHPDLMKILGDINCDFARVNEDEEIIVKAMTDYWVVGKKSDQRELYVILNQKNANLIEVNEEVKRLCATQFNNIFFLD comes from the exons ATGTTGGACTCTGTGAGGCCATCGTTCAGTTCACCAG CTAAATCCCTCCACACTCAGAAGAACCGACAGTTTTTCCATGAGGCAGAGGAGAACTATTGGATGGTGAT GGTTGTACGGAATCCAATGGTTGAAAAACCCAACAAAGATGGTAAACCACCCACTGTAGAATACCAAGAGGAGGAGATTATT GATTCAGTTTATGGGTCTGTATTACAACAGTGCTACTGCATGTATAAG CTCTTCAACGGCACATTCAGCAGGGCATTTGAGGCTGGTGGAGTGGAACTGCTTACCCAAAAGCTTGAAAAGTTCTTTTACAGg TACCTGCAGACACTTCATCTCCAGTCATGTGACCTGCTGGATGTCTTCGGGGGAATCAGCTTTTTCCCTCTTGACAAGATGACCTACTTGAAGATCCAGTCTTTTGTCAACAGAGTGGAAGAGAGCCTGAGTCTTGTCAAATACACGGCCTTTCTCTACAACGACCAGCTGATCTG GAGTGGTCTAGAGCAGGATGACATGCGCATTCTGTACAAATACCTGACGACCTCACTGTTCCCGCGGCACAGTGAACCTGAG CTTGCAGGAAGAGACTCTCCGCTCAGGCCAGAGGTGGCTGGGAATCTGTTGCACTATGGGAG atttttaacaGGACCAGCGAATCTTAAAGATCCAGATGCAAAATTCAGATTTCCCAGGATATTTGTGAACACAGAGGACAATTACGAGGAGCTACATTTGATTGTTTACAAG GCAATGACTGCAGCTGTATGCTTCATGGTAAATG CGGCAGTGGATTTGAATCGTGAGTTTTGTGAACAGCTAGACAGCCTGGTTGGTCCCCAACTCACCCTGTTGGCCTCTGACATATGTGAGCAGTTCAACATCAACCGAAGGATATCAGG GCCAGAGAAGGAGCCTCAGTTTAAGTTCATCTATTTCAACCACATGAACTTGGCTGAGAAAAGCACCATCCACATGCGTAAGACGGCCAGCGTGTCCCTCACCTCTGTCCATCCGGACCTCATGAAAATCCTTGGAGACATCAACTGCGATTTTGCAAG GGTTAATGAGGATGAGGAAATCATTGTTAAAGCGATGACTGATTACTGGGTTGTTGGAAAGAAGTCTGATCAGAGGGAGCTGTATGTCATTTTGAACCAGAAGAATGCCAACCTCATTGAAGTGAATG AGGAAGTGAAAAGGCTGTGTGCAACacaattcaataatatttttttcttggacTGA